From the Musa acuminata AAA Group cultivar baxijiao chromosome BXJ1-2, Cavendish_Baxijiao_AAA, whole genome shotgun sequence genome, one window contains:
- the LOC103973967 gene encoding cysteine proteinase inhibitor 1, protein MSRLFAMLLLLLVSSSVSTSHAQFLGGWQPIRDLNDPHVREIAVFAVSQYNVQENKGLELSQVLAGQKQLVNGMNYNLTLKVKDGLSTAKYVAVVYESLKGEKKLESFVLIPEKFGGWTPVDVNNPHVHDIAVFAVSEHNKEAKEPLTLENVVQAQSQVVAGVNYKLLLVAKNEKGASAGYEAMVWEKEWENFRKLTSFKRLLTN, encoded by the exons ATGAGTCGCCTTTTCGCtatgcttctcctcctcctcgtctcctccTCCGTCTCGACCTCTCATGCTCAGTTTCTGGGCGGCTGGCAGCCCATCCGGGACCTCAACGACCCCCATGTGCGTGAGATCGCCGTGTTCGCAGTCTCCCAGTATAACGTTCAGGAGAACAAGGGTCTCGAACTCTCTCAGGTGCTGGCCGGTCAGAAGCAGTTAGTGAACGGGATGAACTATAACCTCACGCTGAAGGTGAAGGATGGATTATCCACGGCTAAGTACGTGGCAGTTGTGTACGAGTCCTTGAAGGGCGAGAAGAAGCTCGAGTCCTTCGTGCTGATTCCG GAAAAATTCGGTGGTTGGACTCCGGTAGACGTTAACAACCCCCACGTCCATGATATCGCTGTATTCGCTGTCTCCGAGCACAACAAAGAGGCGAAGGAGCCTCTGACCTTGGAGAACGTGGTGCAAGCTCAGAGCCAGGTGGTGGCCGGGGTCAACTACAAACTGCTGCTGGTGGCCAAAAACGAGAAGGGCGCGTCCGCCGGATACGAGGCGATGGTGTGGGAGAAGGAATGGGAGAACTTCCGGAAGCTCACCTCCTTCAAGCGGCTACTCACGAACTAA
- the LOC135612292 gene encoding cysteine proteinase inhibitor 1-like, producing MSRLLAMLLLLLVSSSVLTSHAQFLGGWQPIRDLNDPHVREIAVFAVSQYNVQENKGLELSQVLVGQKQLVSRMNYNLTLKVKDGLSTAKYVAVVYESLKGEKVLESFVLIQEKLGSWTPVDVNNPHVHDIAVFAVSEHNKEAKEPLTLVNVVKGQSQVVAGVNYKLVLVAKNEKGASAGYEAVVWEKEWENFRKLISFKRN from the exons ATGAGTCGCCTTCTCGCtatgcttctcctcctcctcgtctcctccTCCGTCTTGACCTCTCATGCTCAGTTTCTGGGCGGCTGGCAGCCCATCCGGGACCTCAACGACCCCCATGTGCGTGAGATCGCCGTGTTCGCAGTCTCCCAGTATAACGTTCAGGAGAACAAGGGTCTCGAACTCTCTCAGGTGCTGGTCGGTCAGAAGCAGTTAGTGAGCAGGATGAACTATAACCTCACGCTGAAGGTGAAGGATGGATTATCCACGGCTAAGTACGTGGCAGTTGTGTACGAGTCCTTGAAGGGCGAGAAGGTGCTCGAGTCCTTCGTGCTGATTCAG GAAAAACTCGGTAGTTGGACTCCGGTAGACGTTAACAACCCCCACGTCCATGATATCGCTGTATTCGCTGTCTCCGAGCACAACAAAGAGGCGAAGGAGCCTCTGACCTTGGTGAACGTGGTGAAAGGTCAGAGCCAGGTGGTGGCCGGGGTCAACTACAAACTGGTGCTGGTAGCCAAAAACGAGAAGGGCGCGTCCGCCGGGTACGAGGCGGTGGTGTGGGAGAAGGAATGGGAGAACTTCCGGAAGCTCATCTCCTTCAAGCGGAACTAA
- the LOC103973968 gene encoding cysteine proteinase inhibitor 1: protein MSRLLAMLLLLLASSSVSTSHAQFVGGWQPIRDLNDPHVREIAVFAVSQYNVQENKSLELSQVLAGQKQLVSGMNYNLTLKVKDGLSTAKYVAVVYESLKGEKKLESFVLIQQKLGGWTPEDVNNPHVHDIAVFAVSEHNKEAKEPLTLVNVVQAQSQVVAGVNYKLLLVAKNEKGASAGYEAVVWEKEWENFRKLTSFKRLLTN, encoded by the exons ATGAGTCGCCTTCTCGCtatgcttctcctcctcctcgcctcctCCTCCGTCTCGACCTCTCATGCTCAGTTTGTGGGCGGCTGGCAGCCCATCCGGGACCTCAACGACCCCCATGTGCGTGAGATCGCCGTGTTCGCAGTCTCCCAGTATAACGTTCAGGAGAACAAGAGTCTCGAACTCTCTCAGGTGCTGGCCGGTCAGAAGCAGTTAGTGAGCGGGATGAACTATAACCTCACGCTGAAGGTGAAGGATGGATTATCCACGGCTAAGTACGTGGCAGTTGTGTACGAGTCCTTGAAGGGCGAGAAGAAGCTCGAGTCCTTCGTGCTGATTCAG CAAAAACTCGGTGGTTGGACTCCGGAAGACGTTAACAACCCCCACGTCCATGATATCGCTGTATTCGCTGTCTCCGAGCACAACAAAGAGGCGAAGGAGCCTCTGACCTTGGTGAACGTGGTGCAAGCTCAGAGCCAGGTGGTGGCCGGGGTCAACTACAAACTGCTGCTGGTGGCCAAAAACGAGAAGGGCGCGTCCGCCGGATACGAGGCGGTGGTGTGGGAGAAGGAATGGGAGAACTTCCGGAAGCTCACCTCCTTCAAGCGGCTACTCACAAACTAA